The proteins below are encoded in one region of Bosea sp. BIWAKO-01:
- a CDS encoding ABC transporter permease has translation MAGSTLVSPSAEPTSGSPARSVSVSPARETWRRFRRHRLAMISTIVLGLLVLGVVIGPWLWPVAINDIDFAAQLQTPSWSHPFGTDDLGQDILARMIYGGRISLAVGLAAMVVATFVGVVVGAVAGMSRGYVDSFLMWVTDLFLSLPQLPLLLLVIYLFREQLKAVFGLEGGVFVLIVVVIGGLRWMPVARLVRAQFFSLREKEFVEAARASGATKWRQVVSHILPNAMGPVIVAGTIEVSSAIIAESTLSFLGLGFPPDIPTWGRILFDAKDHLDVAPHWALFPGAAIFLTVLSINFIGDGLRDALDPRRVI, from the coding sequence ATGGCTGGCTCGACCCTCGTATCTCCTTCCGCTGAGCCGACTTCCGGCTCGCCGGCGCGGAGCGTGTCGGTCTCGCCAGCGCGCGAGACCTGGCGCCGCTTCCGCCGACACCGCCTGGCGATGATCAGCACGATTGTGCTCGGCCTGCTTGTGCTCGGCGTCGTCATCGGCCCTTGGCTCTGGCCTGTGGCGATCAACGATATCGACTTTGCGGCGCAACTGCAGACGCCCTCCTGGAGTCATCCGTTCGGCACCGATGATCTCGGCCAGGATATCCTGGCGCGGATGATCTATGGCGGGCGCATCTCGCTCGCTGTCGGCCTCGCGGCCATGGTGGTCGCCACGTTCGTGGGCGTCGTCGTTGGTGCGGTCGCCGGCATGTCGCGCGGCTATGTCGACTCCTTCCTGATGTGGGTCACCGATCTCTTTCTGTCGCTGCCGCAGCTGCCGCTGCTGCTGCTGGTGATCTATCTGTTCCGCGAACAGCTCAAGGCCGTTTTCGGGCTTGAGGGCGGCGTCTTCGTCCTGATCGTCGTCGTCATCGGCGGGCTACGCTGGATGCCTGTCGCCCGCCTCGTCCGGGCCCAGTTCTTCTCGTTGCGCGAGAAGGAGTTCGTCGAGGCGGCGCGTGCGTCGGGCGCGACGAAATGGCGGCAGGTCGTCAGCCACATCCTGCCCAACGCGATGGGACCGGTCATCGTTGCCGGCACCATCGAGGTGTCGTCGGCGATCATCGCCGAATCGACCCTGTCCTTCCTTGGTCTCGGCTTCCCGCCGGACATCCCGACCTGGGGGCGGATCCTGTTCGACGCAAAGGATCATCTCGATGTCGCCCCGCACTGGGCCTTGTTCCCCGGCGCCGCGATCTTCCTCACCGTTCTCTCGATCAACTTCATTGGCGATGGCCTGCGCGACGCGCTCGACCCGCGCCGCGTGATCTAG
- a CDS encoding FkbM family methyltransferase yields MTIGFDDTRPFDPRLAYEMPTNSQIEQERWVFAMCNGRRGGRFAEIGAFDGVLHSNSYFLETEHGWTGVVVEPNPDLFAKLRQNRTAICLERAVYRESGRILDFVASQEIGTLEEFADSDGYSRHRRQVIAEKGLIQVETITFNEIAAMGDFALNGFDYVSLDTEGSELDILRSIDLARHRIPLFTIEHNFVEPRREEIRRLLALAGYDRLNVGFDDWYFHPQILCERNHGATVDFEGINRYFKSLYKD; encoded by the coding sequence ATGACGATCGGATTTGACGACACGCGCCCCTTCGATCCACGCCTTGCTTACGAGATGCCGACCAATTCGCAGATCGAGCAGGAGCGCTGGGTCTTCGCCATGTGCAATGGCAGGCGGGGTGGTCGCTTTGCCGAGATCGGCGCCTTCGACGGCGTCCTCCACAGCAACAGCTACTTTCTTGAGACCGAGCATGGCTGGACAGGTGTGGTAGTCGAGCCCAATCCCGATCTTTTCGCTAAGCTCCGGCAGAATCGAACCGCCATTTGCCTGGAAAGGGCGGTCTATCGCGAATCGGGCAGGATCCTCGACTTCGTCGCCTCCCAGGAGATCGGCACGCTCGAGGAATTCGCCGATAGCGACGGCTATTCCAGGCACCGTCGCCAGGTCATCGCTGAGAAGGGCCTGATCCAGGTCGAGACCATCACCTTCAACGAGATCGCGGCGATGGGCGACTTCGCGTTGAACGGCTTCGACTATGTCTCGCTCGATACCGAGGGCTCCGAACTCGACATCCTGCGCAGCATCGATCTGGCTCGCCACCGGATCCCGCTCTTCACCATCGAGCACAATTTCGTCGAACCCCGCCGGGAGGAGATCAGGCGCCTGCTAGCCCTGGCAGGCTATGATCGGCTGAATGTCGGCTTCGACGACTGGTACTTCCACCCCCAGATTCTCTGCGAACGAAATCACGGCGCTACCGTCGATTTTGAGGGCATCAACCGGTATTTCAAGAGCCTCTACAAGGATTAG
- a CDS encoding nucleotide sugar dehydrogenase: MNSEAAQRFIERAHDRSLTIGIIGLGYVGLPLVLTALRKGFSVIGFDIDRARVALINSGQSDIKHIPSEPIAEGISSGRFAATTDFDRLSEPDALLIAVPTPLTRHREPDMSYVVKTAEAIAPRLQRGQLIVLESTTYPGTTDQVMRPILESVSGLASGQDFFLAYSPEREDPGNPSFGTSDIPKVVGGDGPDALAMADALYGALVVRTVPVSSTATAEAVKLTENIFRAVNIALVNELKQVYSAMDIDIWEVIEAAKTKPFGFMPFYPGPGLGGHCIPIDPFYLTWKAREYDITTRFIELAGQVNTHMPYLVVNRLAELVDTQRRKNFSDARVLVLGIAYKKNIDDMRESPALKLIELIERRGAHVEFHDPHVPVIRPTREYPELTGKQGIPVLDAEALAGFDAVLIATDHDIVDYRLLVEHAQLIVDTRNACARHGISGANVFKA, encoded by the coding sequence GTGAATTCTGAAGCCGCGCAGCGCTTCATCGAGCGCGCCCATGATCGCTCCTTGACCATCGGCATCATTGGCCTGGGCTATGTTGGCCTTCCACTCGTATTGACGGCGCTGCGCAAGGGCTTCAGCGTCATCGGCTTTGATATCGATCGGGCCCGTGTCGCGCTGATCAATTCCGGCCAGAGCGATATCAAGCACATCCCGTCCGAACCGATCGCGGAGGGCATCAGCAGCGGCCGGTTCGCCGCCACAACCGACTTCGATCGGCTGTCCGAGCCGGACGCTCTGCTCATAGCTGTGCCGACGCCGCTGACGCGGCACCGCGAGCCGGACATGTCCTATGTGGTCAAGACCGCAGAGGCGATCGCGCCCCGATTGCAGCGCGGCCAACTGATCGTGCTGGAATCGACGACCTATCCCGGTACCACAGACCAGGTAATGCGTCCGATCCTGGAAAGCGTATCGGGGCTGGCAAGCGGGCAGGATTTCTTCCTGGCTTACTCGCCTGAACGCGAGGATCCGGGTAACCCCAGCTTCGGCACGTCGGATATCCCGAAAGTGGTCGGGGGCGACGGACCAGATGCCCTGGCAATGGCGGACGCGCTCTACGGCGCACTTGTGGTCAGAACGGTGCCTGTTTCATCAACCGCGACCGCGGAAGCCGTCAAGCTGACAGAGAACATCTTCAGGGCAGTCAATATCGCGCTCGTCAACGAGCTGAAGCAGGTCTACAGCGCGATGGACATCGACATCTGGGAGGTCATCGAGGCGGCAAAGACCAAGCCCTTCGGCTTCATGCCCTTCTATCCCGGCCCAGGCCTCGGTGGCCATTGCATCCCGATCGACCCCTTCTACCTGACGTGGAAGGCGCGCGAGTATGACATCACAACGCGCTTCATCGAGCTAGCAGGCCAGGTCAACACCCACATGCCCTATCTGGTGGTGAACCGCCTGGCGGAACTGGTCGACACGCAGCGCCGCAAGAATTTCAGCGATGCCCGTGTCCTCGTGCTGGGTATCGCCTACAAGAAGAATATCGACGACATGCGGGAAAGCCCCGCGCTCAAGCTGATCGAGCTCATCGAAAGGCGGGGCGCCCATGTCGAGTTCCACGACCCCCATGTGCCAGTGATCCGGCCGACGCGCGAATACCCGGAGCTGACCGGGAAGCAGGGGATTCCGGTTCTCGATGCGGAAGCCCTGGCTGGCTTCGATGCGGTTCTCATCGCGACAGATCACGACATCGTCGACTACCGGCTTCTGGTCGAGCACGCCCAGCTGATCGTGGACACGCGCAACGCCTGCGCGCGACACGGAATTAGTGGCGCAAACGTATTCAAGGCGTAA
- a CDS encoding ABC transporter ATP-binding protein yields MTSPILSVSHLTTSFRVEGQWRSVVRDVSFDIGPKETVAVVGESGSGKSVTALSIMRLTPPGSSKIEGSIKLAGKELLTLPDADMRHIRGNEVAMIFQEPMTSLNPVLTIGFQIAEALILHRGLSRSAAEAETIRLLEKVRIPAAKSRFNEYPHRFSGGMRQRVMIAMALACKPKLLIADEPTTALDVTIQAQILELIKSLQDEEGMSVLFITHDMGVVAEIADRTVVMYNGQAVETGATEDIFARATHPYTRSLLSAVPKLGSMIGHKRPMRFPVVDRATGLSDVPTETSDTVAHAERPVLEVNGLTTRFEIRAGLLGGVKGRVHAVENVSFSLQAGETLALVGESGCGKSTTGRSVMRLIEPLSGSVLLDGEDVLKLDQRTLRDRRKRMQMIFQDPFASLDPRMNVGAAIAEPLLINKLATRSEARDKVAELLRRVGLQPEMASRFPHEFSGGQRQRICIARALAVEPRLIVADESVSALDVSVKAQVINLMLELQERMKLGYLFISHDMAVVERVSHRVAVMYLGEIVEIGPREAIFGNPQHPYTKRLLAAVPVPDPARRLEKRPVSNDEIKSPVRAPDYVPPIRQFREVSPGHAVMIWGEEWEKPAVVAKVA; encoded by the coding sequence ATGACCTCTCCCATTCTCTCCGTTTCGCATCTGACCACCTCGTTCCGTGTCGAGGGGCAGTGGCGCTCCGTGGTCCGCGACGTTTCCTTCGATATTGGGCCGAAGGAAACGGTGGCGGTCGTCGGCGAGTCCGGCTCCGGCAAGAGCGTGACGGCGCTCTCCATCATGCGGCTGACACCGCCCGGCTCGAGCAAGATCGAGGGCTCGATCAAGCTTGCCGGCAAGGAACTGCTGACCTTGCCCGATGCCGATATGCGCCATATCCGCGGCAACGAAGTCGCGATGATCTTCCAGGAGCCGATGACGAGCCTGAATCCGGTTCTGACCATCGGCTTCCAGATCGCCGAGGCGCTGATCCTGCATCGCGGCCTGTCGCGCAGTGCAGCCGAAGCCGAGACGATCCGGCTCTTGGAAAAGGTCCGGATTCCGGCGGCGAAGTCGCGCTTCAACGAATATCCGCACCGCTTCTCCGGCGGCATGCGCCAGCGCGTGATGATCGCGATGGCCTTGGCCTGCAAGCCGAAGCTCCTGATCGCGGACGAGCCGACGACGGCGCTCGACGTGACGATCCAGGCGCAGATCCTCGAGCTCATCAAGAGCCTGCAGGATGAGGAGGGCATGTCCGTCCTCTTCATCACCCACGACATGGGCGTGGTCGCCGAGATCGCCGACCGCACGGTGGTGATGTATAACGGCCAGGCGGTGGAGACCGGCGCCACCGAGGATATCTTCGCCCGCGCCACGCACCCCTATACCCGCTCGCTGCTTTCGGCGGTGCCGAAGCTGGGCTCGATGATCGGTCACAAGCGGCCGATGCGCTTCCCTGTCGTCGATCGGGCGACGGGCCTGTCCGATGTTCCGACGGAGACCTCCGACACCGTGGCGCATGCCGAGCGCCCGGTGCTCGAGGTCAATGGGCTGACCACCCGTTTCGAAATTCGCGCCGGGCTGCTCGGTGGCGTCAAGGGCCGGGTCCATGCGGTCGAGAACGTTTCATTCAGCCTGCAGGCGGGCGAGACGCTGGCGCTGGTTGGTGAATCCGGTTGCGGCAAGTCAACGACGGGACGCTCGGTGATGCGGCTGATCGAGCCGCTCTCCGGCTCTGTGCTCCTCGATGGCGAGGATGTGCTGAAGCTCGACCAGCGGACGCTGCGCGACCGGCGCAAGCGCATGCAGATGATCTTCCAGGACCCCTTCGCCAGCCTCGACCCGCGCATGAATGTCGGCGCGGCGATTGCCGAGCCGCTGCTGATCAACAAGCTCGCGACGCGCTCGGAGGCCCGTGACAAGGTCGCCGAATTGCTGCGTCGCGTCGGGCTTCAGCCCGAAATGGCGAGCCGCTTTCCGCACGAGTTCTCGGGCGGCCAGCGCCAGCGCATCTGCATTGCGCGCGCGCTCGCGGTCGAGCCGCGGCTCATCGTGGCGGATGAATCCGTTTCGGCGCTCGACGTCTCGGTCAAGGCGCAGGTAATTAACCTGATGCTCGAACTGCAGGAGCGGATGAAGCTCGGCTATCTATTCATCTCGCACGACATGGCGGTGGTCGAGCGCGTCAGCCACCGGGTGGCCGTGATGTATCTCGGCGAGATCGTCGAGATCGGCCCCCGCGAGGCGATCTTCGGCAATCCGCAGCACCCCTATACCAAGCGCCTGCTTGCGGCGGTGCCGGTGCCGGATCCGGCGCGGCGCCTCGAGAAGCGTCCGGTCTCGAACGACGAGATCAAGAGCCCGGTGCGTGCACCCGACTACGTCCCGCCGATCCGCCAGTTCCGTGAGGTTTCACCTGGCCATGCCGTGATGATCTGGGGCGAGGAATGGGAAAAGCCAGCGGTGGTGGCGAAGGTGGCTTGA
- a CDS encoding peptide ABC transporter substrate-binding protein, with translation MNEHDLRGLIADVKEGGLSRRSFVQKMVALGLSAPIATQMLAWNGVAMAQPADDYKPTKAGGGGPLKILLWQAPTLLNPHFASGTKDQEASRVFYEPLAGWDAEGNLIPCLAVEAPSKENGGLSADGKTVTWKLKQGVKWHDGKPFTADDVVFTWEYAADPATAAYTTGSYKDIKVEKVDDHSVKVIFAEATPFWADAFVGVAGMIIPKHHFGEYKGAKSREAPANLKPVGTGPYKFTDFKPGDIVTGERNPDYHVKSQPHFDTIEVKGGGDAVSAARAVLQTGEFDYAWNMQVEDEILKRMETGGRGRVLAVPSGNIEFIILNTTDPWTEVDGERSSVKTKHPTLSDPAVRQAINLLIDRDSIQKFIYGRGGTATASFVNEPKMFKSKKLKYEFSVDKANKILDDAGWKKGADGIREKDGKKLKYVFQTSINAPRQKTQAIIKQACQRAGIDLELKSVTASVFFSSDVANPDTYTKLYCDMEMYTTTQPQPDPERFLNQFTSWEIANKENKWLGRNVSRYASKEADEAYKAAQKELDPAKRAALLIKVDEIFCEANVILPLLSRTRVAAAANNLMPKYSGWDSDVWRLASWYRS, from the coding sequence ATGAACGAACACGACCTGCGAGGTTTGATCGCGGATGTGAAGGAAGGTGGCCTGTCGCGGCGCTCCTTCGTGCAGAAGATGGTGGCGCTGGGACTGAGCGCACCGATTGCGACCCAGATGCTGGCCTGGAACGGCGTCGCGATGGCGCAGCCGGCCGACGACTACAAGCCGACCAAGGCCGGCGGTGGCGGGCCGCTGAAGATCCTGCTCTGGCAGGCACCGACCCTGCTGAACCCGCATTTCGCCAGCGGCACAAAGGACCAGGAGGCCTCGCGCGTCTTCTATGAACCACTCGCCGGCTGGGATGCCGAGGGCAACCTCATTCCTTGCCTCGCTGTCGAAGCCCCTTCCAAGGAGAATGGCGGCCTCTCAGCCGACGGCAAGACGGTGACGTGGAAGCTGAAGCAGGGCGTCAAATGGCATGACGGCAAGCCGTTCACGGCCGACGACGTCGTCTTCACCTGGGAATATGCCGCCGATCCGGCGACAGCCGCCTATACGACCGGCTCCTACAAGGACATCAAGGTCGAGAAGGTCGATGACCATTCCGTCAAGGTCATCTTCGCCGAGGCGACGCCGTTTTGGGCCGATGCCTTCGTCGGCGTCGCCGGCATGATCATACCGAAGCATCATTTCGGCGAGTACAAGGGCGCCAAGTCGCGCGAGGCTCCGGCCAACCTGAAGCCTGTCGGCACCGGCCCCTATAAGTTCACCGACTTCAAGCCAGGTGACATCGTCACTGGTGAACGCAACCCCGACTATCACGTCAAGAGCCAGCCGCATTTCGACACGATCGAGGTCAAGGGCGGTGGCGACGCGGTCTCGGCGGCACGCGCCGTACTGCAGACCGGCGAGTTTGACTATGCCTGGAACATGCAGGTCGAGGACGAGATCCTCAAGCGCATGGAAACCGGCGGGCGTGGGCGCGTGCTGGCGGTTCCCAGCGGCAATATCGAGTTCATCATCCTCAACACCACGGATCCGTGGACCGAGGTCGACGGCGAGCGTTCCAGCGTCAAGACCAAGCACCCGACGCTGAGCGATCCGGCCGTGCGCCAGGCGATCAACCTGCTGATCGACCGCGATTCGATCCAGAAGTTCATCTATGGCCGCGGCGGCACCGCGACGGCGAGCTTCGTCAACGAGCCGAAGATGTTCAAATCGAAGAAGCTGAAATACGAGTTCAGCGTCGACAAGGCGAACAAGATCCTCGACGACGCCGGCTGGAAGAAGGGTGCCGACGGCATCCGCGAGAAGGACGGCAAGAAGCTCAAATACGTCTTCCAGACATCGATCAATGCTCCGCGCCAGAAAACCCAGGCGATCATCAAGCAGGCCTGCCAGCGCGCCGGCATCGATCTCGAGCTGAAGTCGGTGACGGCGTCCGTGTTCTTCTCCTCGGACGTCGCCAACCCGGACACCTACACCAAGCTCTACTGCGACATGGAGATGTACACCACGACGCAGCCGCAGCCGGATCCAGAGCGTTTCCTGAACCAGTTCACCTCGTGGGAGATCGCCAACAAGGAGAACAAGTGGCTGGGCCGCAACGTCTCGCGCTACGCCAGCAAGGAAGCAGATGAGGCCTACAAGGCTGCACAGAAGGAGCTCGACCCAGCCAAGCGCGCTGCGCTGCTGATCAAGGTCGACGAGATCTTCTGCGAGGCCAATGTCATCCTGCCGCTGCTGTCGCGCACGCGTGTCGCCGCGGCTGCCAACAACCTGATGCCGAAATACAGTGGCTGGGACAGCGACGTCTGGCGACTGGCAAGCTGGTATCGCAGCTAG
- the araD gene encoding L-arabinonate dehydratase: MPHPRKTPETLRSRRWFGASDLRSFGHRSRALQMGLNHEEFMGKPVIGILNTWSEINPCHTHLRDRAEAVKRAVWAAGGFPVEIPVMSASEQYQKPTTMLYRNFLAMEAEESIRSHPLDGAVLLGGCDKSTPALIMGACSAGLPFIFVPAGPMLRGNWAGKVLGSGADVWKYWAEKEAGNISDDQWREMESGIARSHGTCMVMGTAATMMSHAEVLGLTLPGASAIPAADAAHPRMAAAAGKRIVEMVWEDLTPDRILTRKSFENALTVHMAVAGSTNAIIHLIAMAGRAGVPLTPEDFDTFSRTVPVIANLRPSGDFLMEDFFYAGGLPALLKQLESKLHTDAMTVTGKPLAETIALAKVYDDNVIRPLDRAVSTANGLAVLKGNLAPNGCVIKPSAAEPRLLRHRGPALVFEDYDAMMRAVNDENLDVTADHVMVLKNCGPVGGPGMPEWGMLPIPKKLLKQGVRDMLRISDARMSGTSYGACVLHVAPEAYIKGPLAAVQTGDIIVVDVEARSISVELGDDEITERLAIWSPPDRNYARGYGRMSAAHIQQADKGCDFDYLEGTAKVAEPEIH; the protein is encoded by the coding sequence ATGCCCCACCCCCGCAAGACGCCCGAGACGCTGCGCAGCAGGCGCTGGTTCGGCGCCAGCGACCTGCGTTCCTTCGGTCATCGCTCGCGGGCGCTGCAGATGGGCCTCAATCACGAGGAGTTCATGGGCAAGCCGGTCATCGGCATCCTCAACACCTGGTCCGAGATCAACCCCTGCCACACCCATCTGCGCGACCGGGCCGAGGCGGTGAAGCGCGCGGTCTGGGCAGCCGGCGGCTTCCCGGTCGAAATCCCCGTAATGTCGGCCTCCGAGCAGTATCAGAAGCCGACGACGATGCTCTACCGCAACTTCCTGGCGATGGAGGCAGAGGAATCGATCCGTTCCCATCCACTCGACGGCGCGGTGCTGCTCGGCGGCTGCGACAAGTCCACGCCCGCCCTGATTATGGGCGCCTGCAGTGCCGGCCTGCCCTTCATCTTCGTGCCTGCCGGCCCGATGCTGCGGGGCAACTGGGCCGGCAAGGTATTAGGCTCGGGCGCCGATGTCTGGAAATACTGGGCTGAGAAGGAGGCCGGCAACATCTCCGACGATCAGTGGCGCGAGATGGAAAGCGGCATCGCCCGTTCGCACGGCACCTGCATGGTGATGGGTACCGCCGCGACCATGATGAGCCATGCCGAGGTGCTCGGCCTCACCTTGCCGGGCGCCTCCGCCATCCCCGCCGCCGATGCGGCTCACCCCCGCATGGCGGCGGCTGCGGGAAAGCGTATCGTCGAGATGGTCTGGGAGGATTTGACGCCCGACCGCATCCTGACCCGCAAGAGCTTTGAGAACGCGCTCACCGTCCATATGGCGGTAGCGGGCTCGACCAATGCGATCATCCACCTGATCGCGATGGCGGGTCGGGCCGGCGTGCCGCTGACGCCGGAGGATTTCGACACCTTCTCGCGCACGGTGCCGGTGATCGCGAACCTGCGGCCGTCAGGCGATTTCCTGATGGAGGATTTCTTCTATGCCGGCGGTCTCCCCGCTCTGTTGAAGCAGCTGGAAAGCAAGCTCCATACCGACGCCATGACGGTGACCGGCAAGCCTCTTGCCGAAACAATCGCGCTCGCAAAGGTCTATGACGACAATGTCATCCGTCCGCTCGACAGAGCCGTCTCGACTGCCAACGGGCTTGCAGTCCTGAAGGGCAATCTCGCGCCTAACGGCTGTGTCATCAAACCCTCCGCCGCGGAGCCACGGCTGCTCAGGCATCGCGGCCCGGCCCTGGTTTTCGAGGATTATGACGCGATGATGCGCGCGGTGAACGACGAAAACCTCGATGTCACCGCCGATCACGTCATGGTCTTGAAGAACTGCGGCCCGGTCGGCGGCCCCGGCATGCCGGAATGGGGCATGCTGCCCATTCCCAAAAAGCTGCTGAAGCAGGGCGTGCGCGACATGCTGCGCATCTCGGATGCCCGAATGTCCGGCACCAGCTACGGCGCCTGCGTGCTCCATGTCGCTCCGGAAGCCTATATCAAGGGTCCTCTCGCCGCGGTTCAGACCGGCGACATCATCGTCGTCGACGTCGAGGCTCGCAGCATCTCCGTGGAACTTGGCGACGACGAAATCACGGAACGCCTCGCCATTTGGTCGCCGCCCGACCGTAATTATGCTCGCGGCTATGGCCGCATGTCCGCCGCCCATATCCAGCAAGCCGACAAGGGCTGCGATTTCGACTATCTGGAGGGCACGGCCAAGGTGGCGGAACCGGAGATCCATTGA
- a CDS encoding dihydrodipicolinate synthase family protein, whose translation MTNDRLRTALRGISGVHVTAWKGDGEADWALTGQIVRRIAEAGIHNIVSAGNTGEFYPMTTDEVVRSHAVAAEAAAGKALVTAGIGRSLREAIATGKLAAAAGCDGVMVHHPLDPFAAPQSQADYILAIAETLPIPVVAYIRSDAIGVRDLARVATHANVAGVKFASNNMMLLAECVRATGGTSANWICGLAEGWAAPFHALGARGFTSGLVNVAPERSLAIWRALEGNDYELARRLVDEIVGFETLRTKYGNGANVTVVKEALGLLGTPVGPVRLPGLPELNESERTELRRVVAGWGARQAAAE comes from the coding sequence ATGACGAATGACCGTTTGCGGACCGCGTTGCGGGGAATTTCCGGTGTGCATGTCACAGCCTGGAAGGGCGACGGCGAAGCCGACTGGGCCCTGACCGGCCAGATCGTCCGGCGCATTGCGGAGGCCGGCATCCACAATATCGTCTCGGCCGGAAATACCGGCGAGTTCTACCCGATGACCACCGACGAGGTCGTCCGCAGCCATGCCGTCGCCGCCGAAGCTGCGGCTGGCAAGGCGCTGGTCACGGCCGGCATCGGCCGCTCCCTTCGCGAAGCGATCGCGACCGGCAAACTCGCAGCTGCGGCCGGTTGCGATGGGGTGATGGTGCATCACCCGCTCGACCCCTTTGCCGCGCCGCAATCACAAGCCGATTATATTCTCGCCATTGCCGAAACTCTGCCGATCCCGGTCGTCGCCTATATCCGCTCCGACGCGATCGGCGTGAGGGACCTCGCCCGCGTCGCGACCCACGCCAATGTCGCCGGCGTGAAGTTCGCGTCGAACAACATGATGCTGCTGGCCGAGTGCGTGCGCGCGACCGGGGGCACCAGCGCGAACTGGATCTGCGGACTGGCCGAAGGCTGGGCCGCACCGTTCCACGCGCTCGGCGCTCGTGGCTTCACCTCGGGCTTGGTGAATGTCGCGCCCGAACGCTCCCTGGCGATCTGGCGGGCACTGGAGGGCAACGACTATGAACTCGCCCGACGTCTGGTCGATGAGATCGTCGGCTTCGAGACCCTGCGCACCAAGTACGGCAATGGAGCCAATGTGACCGTGGTCAAGGAGGCGCTCGGCCTGCTGGGCACGCCAGTCGGCCCCGTCCGCCTGCCCGGCCTTCCCGAGCTGAACGAGAGCGAGCGCACCGAGCTGCGCCGTGTCGTTGCTGGCTGGGGCGCACGGCAAGCAGCCGCGGAATAG
- a CDS encoding ABC transporter permease: MASYLIRRLLIAIPSLLGISLILFTVLALAPGDPFEELATNPNVPPEVRMALRAKFGIDDPVMVRYVRWLTAMAQGDWGFSFASRINVDDLILQRVPTTLFVVGSSQLLALAIALPVGIYAATRPYSVFDQIANTLAFVGFSLPTFFTGLLFILLFSIKLDWLPFVYRSDIAATGWRWYWEMVRQALMPILVLGLFQAASYTRYVRSAVLDVVRLDYVTTARAKGLSEKKVTIRHVARNALIPVVTLVALQMPAVFGGAIVTEQIFRVPGIGSLLITAILANDTPVVMAVTFVFACLVVFFNLIADLLYGWLDPRISFR; encoded by the coding sequence ATGGCGAGTTACCTCATAAGGCGATTGCTCATCGCCATTCCGAGCCTTCTGGGCATCAGCCTGATCCTGTTTACGGTTCTGGCACTGGCGCCTGGTGACCCGTTCGAGGAGCTCGCGACCAATCCCAATGTGCCTCCCGAAGTCCGGATGGCGTTGCGCGCAAAATTCGGCATCGATGATCCGGTCATGGTGCGCTATGTGCGCTGGCTGACGGCCATGGCGCAGGGCGACTGGGGCTTCTCCTTCGCAAGCCGAATCAATGTCGACGATCTCATCCTGCAACGGGTGCCGACGACACTTTTCGTTGTCGGTAGCTCTCAGCTGCTGGCGCTTGCGATCGCGCTGCCGGTGGGCATCTATGCCGCGACGCGGCCCTATTCGGTCTTCGACCAGATTGCCAACACGCTCGCCTTCGTCGGCTTCTCGCTGCCGACGTTCTTCACTGGCCTGCTCTTCATCCTGCTGTTCTCGATCAAGCTGGACTGGCTGCCCTTCGTTTATCGCTCGGATATCGCGGCGACGGGCTGGCGCTGGTACTGGGAAATGGTGCGACAGGCGCTGATGCCGATCCTTGTGCTCGGCCTCTTCCAGGCAGCCTCCTATACGCGCTATGTGCGCTCCGCCGTGCTCGACGTCGTCAGGCTCGACTATGTCACCACCGCCCGGGCAAAGGGCCTCAGCGAGAAGAAGGTGACGATCCGGCATGTGGCGCGCAACGCGCTGATCCCGGTCGTCACGCTGGTTGCGCTGCAGATGCCGGCGGTATTCGGCGGCGCCATCGTTACGGAACAGATCTTCCGGGTGCCCGGCATCGGCTCGCTGCTGATCACGGCGATTCTCGCCAATGACACCCCTGTCGTCATGGCGGTGACCTTCGTCTTCGCCTGCCTCGTCGTTTTCTTCAACCTCATTGCGGATCTCCTTTATGGCTGGCTCGACCCTCGTATCTCCTTCCGCTGA